In Plutella xylostella chromosome 3, ilPluXylo3.1, whole genome shotgun sequence, the following proteins share a genomic window:
- the LOC119693552 gene encoding 39S ribosomal protein L41, mitochondrial, whose translation MSKYSSLINFVSKRSISLTAPCESKRNFRKFMLINKRGSRLHKQQQANNPNPQLEIDHRGVRPTGYYLNGRFIKVPEMVPEIIVPDLKDCEFKPYVSYKVTDVVQSEFTSEQLFNAIYSKKIISDFKEGKLDENGSPLEPSEDEKLNSEEAIARAKRTGSDIF comes from the coding sequence ATGTCCAAATACTCTAGTTTAATTAACTTTGTATCAAAAAGAAGCATATCGCTGACTGCACCATGTGAAAGCAAACGGAATTTCAGGAAGTTTATGCTTATTAACAAGAGGGGAAGCCGTCTTCATAAACAACAGCAAGCGAACAATCCCAATCCTCAGTTGGAAATAGATCACCGAGGGGTCCGCCCTACGGGATACTATTTAAATGGGCGATTTATAAAAGTTCCTGAAATGGTGCCTGAAATCATTGTACCAGACCTTAAAGATTGTGAATTTAAACCATATGTTTCTTACAAAGTTACCGATGTGGTACAGAGTGAGTTCACCTCTGAGCAACTGTTTAATGCTATTTATAGTAAGAAGATAATATCTGACTTTAAAGAGGGCAAGTTGGACGAAAATGGCAGTCCTCTAGAGCCTTCCGAAGATgagaaattaaattcagagGAAGCCATTGCCAGAGCTAAACGAACAGGATCAGACATCTTCTAA